The Pseudomonas fluorescens genome segment ACTGGCGATGCTCGAACATCCCCACGATCTGTGGTTGTCGGCATTCGAAGATCACGGCGATACGCTGCTGGCGTTCGGCCTGGCGGGTTGCCCGACGGATCGACCGCTGGCCGCCGTGGCGCTTGCGGACGGACACGCACTGGTGCTCGCGGTGCTGGAACTTTTCCTCGATCTGGCCCGACCGGAGCAGACGCGAATGCGGCATCTGCTGGACGAATGTCCGGCACCGGAGTTCCTCGAAAAACTCGGTCAGCGGATCAGTCTGCAAAACGTCGCCGACTGGCAACGTGAAACCGTGCCGGAGGGCTTGCACATCGGCATTCATCCTCAGCAATCGGCCGGTCAGGTCTATGTCGGTGCCACACCGGCGCTCGGCCGCCTCGATCCGGACATGCTGCGTGGCGCCGCGCAATTGGCCAGAGCCTTTGGCGACGGCAGCCTGCGTTTCACCCCTTGGCAGAGTCTGTTGCTGCCCGCTGTGCGGGAAACCGATGCGGTTCAAGTGCTCGACGAATTGGGCAGGCTGAACCTGCTGACCCATGTCGAAGATCCTTTGACGCGCCTGATCGCCTGCACCGGCGCCAACGGCTGCGGCAAAGGTCTTGCCGACACCAAACACGATGCCCGCCGTCTGGCTACGCTGTTGCCGCACGCCGTGGATGTGCACCTGTCCGGCTGCTCGCGCTCCTGCGCCGCCGCACACCGGGCTGCGGTGACTCTGCTGGCGGTGGGCCCCGGTCACTACGATCTCTATTTTCGCGATGCAGCGCTGCCGGGTTTTGGCGCGCTGCACGCCCACAACCTTACTATCGAAGCGGCCGCGGCCCTGCTCGCCGCCCGCTCACGGAGCCCCCTTGATGCTTGATTACATCCGCGACGGTCAGGAGATCTATCGCAACTCCTTCGCGATCATTCGCAGCGAGGCCAACCTGGCGCGCATCCCGGCCGATCTGGAAAAACTCGCGGTGCGGGTGATCCACGCCTGCGGCATGGTCGAGGCCATCGACGGGCTGCAATTCTCCGAAGGCGCCGGCAAGGCCGGTCGCGACGCGCTGGCCGCTGGCGCGCCGATCCTGTGTGATGCGCGAATGGTTTCCGAGGGCGTGACCCGTGCGCGCCTGCCGGCCAACAACGAAGTGATCTGCACCCTGCGCGATGACAGCGTGCCGGAGCTGGCGCGTGAACTGGGCAACACTCGCTCGGCAGCGGCGCTGGAACTGTGGCGCCCGCATCTGGAAGGCAGCGTGGTGGTGATCGGCAACGCGCCGACCGCGCTGTTCTATCTGCTGGAAATGCTCGACGCCGGCGCTCCGAAACCGGCGCTGATCCTCGGCTTCCCGGTGGGCTTCGTCGGCGCTGCCGAATCCAAGGCCGAGCTGGCCGCCAACAGCCGTGGCGTGCCGTTCGTGATCATGCAGGGCCGCCTCGGCGGCAGCGCCATGGCCGCCGCTGCGGTCAATGCCCTCGCCACGGAGATCGAATGATGCAGGCTAAAGGACGTTTGATTGGTCTGGGCGTCGGTCCCGGTGATCCGGAACTGATTACCGTCAAGGCCCTGCGCCTGCTGCGCGAATCGCCGGTGGTGGCGTACTTCGTGGCCAAGGGCAAGAAGGGCAACGCGTTCGGCATCATCGAAGCGCATCTGCAGGACGCGCAGAATCTGCTGCCGCTGGTGTACCCGGTGACCACCGAAGTGCTGCCGGCGCCGCTGTCCTACGAACAGGTGATCAGCGATTTCTACGATGACGCTGCCGAGGAAGTGGCCGCGCACCTGGACGCCGGTCGCGATGTGGCGGTGATCTGCGAAGGTGACCCGTTCTTCTACGGCTCCTACATGTACCTGCACGATCGCCTGGCCAGCCGTTACGAAGCCGAAGTGGTGCCGGGCGTCTGCTCGATGCTCGGCGGCGCTTCGGTGCTGGGCGCGCCGCTGGTGTATCGCAATCAGAGCCTGTCAGTGCTGTCCGGCGTGCTGCCTCATGACGAGCTCAAGCGGCGTCTGGCCGATGCTGACGCGGCGGTGATCATGAAGCTGGGGCGCAACTTCCCGAAAGTACGCGACGTGTTGGCAGAACTGGGTCTGGCCGAGCGTGCGCTGTACGTCGAGCGCGCGACCATGGCCAACCAGAAGATCGTGCCGCTGGATGAGGTCGAGCCGATGTCGTCGCCGTACTTCTCGCTGATCATTGTGCCCGGCGAACGGTGGCAAGGCTGATGACTCATTCCACACCGGCCATCGTCATTCTCGGCCAGGGCGCACTGGCCACGGCCCGTCGCCTGCAACAGGTTTATCCGGCTGCGCAGATTCACGGCCTCTGCGGACGCGTCGAAGGCGCCGATCAGACTTACAGCGAGTTCGGCACGACCCTGCGTGAGCTGTATCAACAGGACACGCCGATCATTGCCCTGTGCGCGGCCGGCATTGTCATTCGAACCCTGGCGCCGCTGTTGCTGGAAAAAGGCGTCGAGCCGCCGGTGCTCGCCGTGGCTGAAGACGGCAGCGCCGTGGTGCCGTTGCTCGGCGGCCTCGGCGGGGTGAACGTCATGGCCCGCGAGATCGCAGCAGCACTTGAAGTCGCAGCGGCGATCACCACCAGCGGCGAATTGCGTTTCGGCACTTGCCTGCTCAACCCGCCCGGCGGTTACGCGCTAGGCGATCTGGAGCAGGGCAAACGTTTTGTCTCTGATCTGCTCGCCGGCCACAGTGTGCGCATCGACGGTGCTGCGCCGTGGCTTGAGCAGGCGCAACTGCCGGAAGATCCCCTGGCACAGCGTTCGATTCATGTGAGCAGCGATGCCCGCATGGCGAGCGCCAGTGAGTTGCTGATTTATCCGCGCAGCGTGGCGGTGGCGGTCGGTTCAGACGTGACTGACCTGCCGGGCACGATTCGCGGTGCGTTGCAGCAGGCCGGGGTGGCGATTCAATCGCTGGCCTGTCTGGTGGCGGCTGACGTTCAGATGGCCAGCCCGGCATTACGTGAAGCTGCGCTCGAGCTGGCGGTGCCGCTGCGCTTTGTTGCGCCAGCGAATGACATCGGTGAGCTGGCTCGCGATGCAGTCCCTGAC includes the following:
- the cobG gene encoding precorrin-3B synthase, which encodes MSNAIRPSACPGLLRIVQALDGGICRIKLDGGSITADQADAVANAAERFAGGAIEATNRGNLQIRGIGEQSAALIDSLLAAGLGPRTAAGDDVRNLMLSPAAGIDPQLRFDTRPLAGQILETLQSHPRFHELSAKFAVQLDGGEALAMLEHPHDLWLSAFEDHGDTLLAFGLAGCPTDRPLAAVALADGHALVLAVLELFLDLARPEQTRMRHLLDECPAPEFLEKLGQRISLQNVADWQRETVPEGLHIGIHPQQSAGQVYVGATPALGRLDPDMLRGAAQLARAFGDGSLRFTPWQSLLLPAVRETDAVQVLDELGRLNLLTHVEDPLTRLIACTGANGCGKGLADTKHDARRLATLLPHAVDVHLSGCSRSCAAAHRAAVTLLAVGPGHYDLYFRDAALPGFGALHAHNLTIEAAAALLAARSRSPLDA
- a CDS encoding precorrin-8X methylmutase encodes the protein MLDYIRDGQEIYRNSFAIIRSEANLARIPADLEKLAVRVIHACGMVEAIDGLQFSEGAGKAGRDALAAGAPILCDARMVSEGVTRARLPANNEVICTLRDDSVPELARELGNTRSAAALELWRPHLEGSVVVIGNAPTALFYLLEMLDAGAPKPALILGFPVGFVGAAESKAELAANSRGVPFVIMQGRLGGSAMAAAAVNALATEIE
- a CDS encoding precorrin-2 C(20)-methyltransferase, which encodes MMQAKGRLIGLGVGPGDPELITVKALRLLRESPVVAYFVAKGKKGNAFGIIEAHLQDAQNLLPLVYPVTTEVLPAPLSYEQVISDFYDDAAEEVAAHLDAGRDVAVICEGDPFFYGSYMYLHDRLASRYEAEVVPGVCSMLGGASVLGAPLVYRNQSLSVLSGVLPHDELKRRLADADAAVIMKLGRNFPKVRDVLAELGLAERALYVERATMANQKIVPLDEVEPMSSPYFSLIIVPGERWQG
- the cobJ gene encoding precorrin-3B C(17)-methyltransferase, which gives rise to MTHSTPAIVILGQGALATARRLQQVYPAAQIHGLCGRVEGADQTYSEFGTTLRELYQQDTPIIALCAAGIVIRTLAPLLLEKGVEPPVLAVAEDGSAVVPLLGGLGGVNVMAREIAAALEVAAAITTSGELRFGTCLLNPPGGYALGDLEQGKRFVSDLLAGHSVRIDGAAPWLEQAQLPEDPLAQRSIHVSSDARMASASELLIYPRSVAVAVGSDVTDLPGTIRGALQQAGVAIQSLACLVAADVQMASPALREAALELAVPLRFVAPANDIGELARDAVPDARIITTSHDIAIAVAEQPLDVSQIGRPRGRLAVIGLGPGAAELMVPAVKAELARATDVLGYETYVRMAGPFRDDQVQHCTDNREEMQRARHAFRLAAEGRSVIVVSSGDPGVFAMAAAVLEALHESTDPAWHSVDLEILPGVSASLATAAQAGAPLGHDFCVMSLSDNLKPWSIIEKRLDLAAEADLALAFYNPISRARPWQLGRALEIVAQHRVPQTPVVLGRDIGRPGQTLRVTTLGALTPDQVDMRTMVLVGSSTTCTFPRAAGGEWVYTPRWYGEKPDS